From Flavipsychrobacter sp., a single genomic window includes:
- a CDS encoding VWA domain-containing protein codes for MPWSHISFAHPWYFLLLLVIPFMIWWQLRKKKNHQPAMRLTTLSGISEVKPSWRVRLLPSMFLLRVLAIASLIVALARPQSSNVTENIDSEGIDIVMSIDVSGSMLAEDLKPNRIEAAKEVAAKFVESRKTDRVGLVIFSGESFTQVPITIDHQVLKEQLSNIKSGLLADGTAIGMGLATGVDRLRASKAKSKVLILLTDGVNNSGLIDPSTALEIAKSYKVRVYTIGVGSKGQAPYPVQTPLGTQKQMMAVQIDEPLLKKIAKETGGKYYRATNNTSLNAIYKEIDQLEKTKIEVSSYKHYAELFFPFALITIVLLLLELTLRYTIFRSIT; via the coding sequence ATGCCTTGGTCACATATCAGCTTTGCACACCCATGGTATTTTCTATTACTTCTGGTAATACCTTTTATGATATGGTGGCAGCTGCGTAAGAAAAAGAACCATCAGCCAGCGATGCGTTTAACAACTCTTAGTGGTATTTCTGAGGTGAAGCCTAGTTGGAGAGTACGTCTATTGCCATCAATGTTTTTACTAAGGGTGTTGGCTATAGCTTCTTTGATAGTTGCATTGGCAAGGCCACAAAGTAGTAATGTTACAGAAAATATTGATAGTGAGGGTATTGATATAGTAATGTCTATAGATGTGTCGGGAAGTATGTTGGCTGAGGATTTAAAACCTAACCGTATAGAGGCAGCAAAGGAAGTAGCGGCAAAGTTTGTAGAGAGTAGAAAAACGGATCGTGTAGGACTTGTTATATTTTCCGGTGAGAGTTTTACTCAAGTACCTATAACTATTGATCATCAGGTTTTAAAAGAGCAGTTAAGTAATATAAAGAGTGGCCTGTTAGCAGATGGTACTGCCATCGGTATGGGTTTGGCAACAGGTGTTGACCGTTTAAGAGCTTCAAAAGCAAAGAGTAAAGTACTTATTTTACTTACTGATGGGGTCAATAATTCTGGCCTTATTGATCCTAGTACTGCTCTTGAAATTGCCAAGTCTTATAAAGTGAGGGTCTATACTATTGGTGTAGGTAGTAAAGGGCAAGCTCCATATCCTGTACAAACGCCTTTAGGTACACAGAAACAGATGATGGCTGTACAAATAGATGAACCCCTATTGAAAAAAATAGCAAAGGAAACAGGCGGTAAATATTACCGTGCTACTAATAATACCTCTCTTAACGCCATATATAAGGAAATAGACCAGTTAGAAAAAACAAAAATAGAAGTGAGTAGCTACAAGCATTATGCTGAGCTTTTCTTCCCATTTGCATTAATCACAATTGTTCTTCTGTTATTAGAGCTCACCTTGAGGTATACTATTTTCAGGTCAATAACATAA
- a CDS encoding DUF58 domain-containing protein produces the protein MLTTAEILKKVRRIEIKTKGLSNHIFAGEYHSAFKGRGMSFSEVREYQHGDDVKNIDWNVTARFSTPFVKVFEEERELILMLLVDVSSSSLFGTNERLKRELITEISAVLSFSAATNNDKVGVIFFSDKVEQFIPPKKGRSHILRIIRELVALEPKEEGGTNVKAALELLNQVQKKRAITFVLSDFISEDYEKALQLAARRHDLVGIQVYDKHDRELPHAGLVQVIDSETKETAWLDTESKAVRVNYAHRFDTHKKYCTQSFRKSGAQLMTLRTDEDYVKVLQGFFKGR, from the coding sequence ATGCTGACGACCGCTGAAATACTAAAAAAGGTAAGAAGGATAGAAATAAAAACTAAAGGGCTTAGTAACCATATATTCGCAGGCGAATATCACTCTGCCTTTAAGGGAAGGGGAATGTCTTTTAGTGAAGTAAGAGAGTATCAGCATGGTGACGATGTGAAGAACATTGACTGGAATGTAACTGCCAGATTCTCAACTCCCTTTGTAAAAGTGTTTGAGGAAGAGCGGGAATTAATTCTCATGCTTTTGGTAGATGTAAGTAGCAGTTCTCTGTTTGGAACAAATGAAAGGCTAAAGAGAGAACTAATTACAGAGATAAGTGCTGTATTATCTTTTTCAGCTGCCACCAATAATGATAAAGTTGGTGTGATATTTTTCAGTGACAAAGTAGAGCAGTTTATACCACCTAAAAAGGGGCGTAGTCATATATTACGTATTATTAGAGAGCTTGTGGCTTTAGAGCCAAAAGAAGAAGGTGGAACGAATGTAAAAGCAGCATTAGAGCTATTGAACCAAGTGCAGAAAAAAAGAGCGATCACTTTTGTGTTAAGCGACTTTATAAGCGAGGATTATGAAAAAGCATTACAACTTGCTGCTCGTAGGCACGACCTAGTTGGTATTCAAGTGTACGATAAACACGACAGAGAGTTGCCACACGCAGGTTTGGTTCAGGTTATAGATTCTGAAACAAAAGAAACAGCTTGGCTAGATACAGAAAGTAAAGCTGTAAGAGTAAATTATGCACATAGATTTGATACTCATAAAAAGTATTGTACTCAGTCGTTTAGAAAAAGTGGCGCTCAGTTGATGACATTAAGGACTGATGAGGATTATGTAAAAGTGTTACAAGGCTTCTTCAAAGGTAGATAG
- a CDS encoding DegT/DnrJ/EryC1/StrS family aminotransferase, whose protein sequence is MPGFELFGDEERKEVNDVLETGILMRYGFDGARNNTWKANELEQEICNRFGSKHAQLVSSGTAALNLAMAALGIGAGDEVIMPTFTFVASFEAVISTGAIPVLVDIDESLTLDPKAVAAAITPKTKAIMPVHMCGSMAKIDELKTICTQHNLLLLEDACQAIGGTYKGKHLGTIGDAGTFSFDFVKIMTCGEGGVVLTNDKDVYTKCDHMSDHGHDHVGNDRGAESHPYLGFNYRISELHAAVGLAQIRKVDSVLEIQRRNHRIIKEQLVDVPGITFREIPDPEGDTCMFLSFFLPTEAEAREGIAALAKAGIGGNFYWYDNNWHYIRKWQHLQNGSFMHRLHDDQKQQVLHYSNQAFPISDAIMGRCITSLITLKMTEEEAKARGEQMAIVLKQIVKETTV, encoded by the coding sequence ATGCCTGGATTTGAACTATTTGGCGACGAAGAGCGCAAAGAAGTAAATGACGTTTTAGAGACTGGGATCTTAATGCGTTATGGCTTCGATGGTGCTCGTAATAATACTTGGAAAGCTAATGAGCTGGAGCAAGAAATATGTAACCGATTTGGCAGTAAACATGCACAGTTGGTAAGTAGTGGTACTGCTGCACTTAATCTTGCTATGGCAGCTTTGGGCATTGGTGCAGGTGATGAAGTGATCATGCCAACATTTACTTTTGTCGCTAGTTTTGAAGCAGTGATTTCTACAGGTGCCATACCTGTTTTAGTAGACATTGATGAGTCACTAACACTAGACCCTAAAGCGGTAGCAGCTGCTATAACACCAAAAACAAAAGCTATAATGCCGGTACATATGTGTGGTAGTATGGCAAAAATAGATGAACTAAAAACTATATGTACACAACATAATTTATTACTACTAGAAGATGCTTGCCAAGCCATTGGTGGTACTTATAAAGGAAAGCATCTAGGAACGATAGGTGATGCAGGAACCTTTTCTTTTGACTTCGTGAAAATAATGACTTGTGGTGAAGGGGGTGTTGTTCTTACCAACGATAAAGATGTTTATACAAAATGCGATCATATGAGCGACCATGGTCATGACCATGTGGGCAATGATAGAGGAGCAGAATCGCATCCTTATTTAGGATTTAACTACCGTATCTCTGAATTACATGCCGCGGTTGGTTTAGCTCAAATTCGTAAGGTTGATTCGGTTTTGGAGATACAAAGGAGAAATCATCGCATTATAAAAGAGCAACTTGTTGATGTACCAGGTATAACGTTTAGAGAAATACCTGATCCGGAAGGAGATACTTGTATGTTCTTATCCTTCTTTTTACCTACAGAGGCTGAAGCAAGAGAAGGAATTGCTGCATTAGCCAAAGCAGGCATAGGAGGTAATTTTTATTGGTACGATAATAACTGGCATTATATCCGTAAATGGCAGCATTTGCAGAATGGCAGCTTTATGCATCGCTTGCATGATGATCAAAAACAGCAAGTACTACATTACAGCAATCAGGCTTTTCCTATCAGCGATGCTATTATGGGACGTTGTATAACATCTCTTATAACCCTAAAGATGACAGAAGAAGAGGCTAAGGCTCGAGGTGAACAGATGGCAATAGTATTAAAACAAATAGTAAAAGAAACTACGGTTTAA
- a CDS encoding amidohydrolase family protein has translation MLISATRIHDGLGWMPRGTVLEVADDGSIAAIHDDVPEEEVTYYDGIICPGFVNVHCHLELSHMKGAVPEKTGLVPFLEQVNSTRNNYTEEQKITARHKAFKELQEKGIVAIGDITNTSDTQDLRVQNKMHFHSFVESIGFTDSPQRQFDYAMAVYHAFCAQKQEGKLLNQSIVPHAPYSVSEQLFALIDGFEKDSLLSIHNQECAAEDEYYKEKKGAFQSMLHGMGIDDNFFKPSNKSSLATYSGWLSNSHPVILVHNTYSTGEDIKQTEQKFNELYWCLCPNANMYIENRLPDISLLRDSTICIGTDSLASNHQLSILAELQTIKKNYLAADWDDLLKWATYNGAKALQMDNEIGSIEVSKKPGLLLIKDLSKDEVVVL, from the coding sequence ATGCTCATTAGTGCAACACGTATACACGATGGACTAGGGTGGATGCCCAGGGGTACAGTATTGGAAGTAGCAGACGATGGAAGTATCGCTGCAATACATGATGATGTTCCTGAAGAAGAAGTGACCTATTATGATGGTATTATATGTCCAGGGTTTGTTAATGTGCACTGTCATTTGGAGTTATCACATATGAAAGGTGCCGTGCCTGAGAAAACAGGTTTGGTGCCCTTTTTAGAGCAAGTAAATAGTACAAGGAACAACTATACTGAGGAACAAAAAATAACTGCAAGACATAAGGCGTTTAAAGAGTTACAGGAAAAGGGTATTGTAGCTATAGGTGATATTACCAACACCTCCGATACACAGGACTTGCGTGTTCAAAACAAAATGCATTTCCACAGTTTTGTAGAGAGTATTGGGTTTACTGATAGTCCCCAGCGTCAGTTTGATTATGCAATGGCGGTGTATCATGCATTTTGTGCACAAAAGCAAGAGGGTAAGTTACTTAATCAGTCAATAGTGCCTCATGCTCCTTATTCGGTATCTGAACAGCTGTTTGCCTTAATAGATGGTTTTGAAAAAGATTCCTTGCTATCCATTCATAATCAAGAGTGCGCTGCTGAAGATGAGTATTACAAGGAAAAGAAGGGTGCTTTTCAGTCTATGTTACATGGTATGGGTATAGACGATAATTTTTTCAAACCGTCCAATAAAAGCTCATTGGCCACTTATAGCGGTTGGCTGTCAAACTCACACCCTGTTATACTAGTACATAATACTTATAGTACGGGTGAGGATATAAAGCAGACTGAACAAAAGTTTAATGAATTGTATTGGTGCTTGTGCCCTAACGCTAACATGTATATAGAAAATAGGTTGCCAGATATCTCTTTATTGAGAGATAGCACTATTTGTATTGGTACCGATAGTCTGGCATCTAATCATCAACTATCTATATTAGCTGAGCTCCAAACAATTAAGAAGAATTATTTGGCAGCAGATTGGGATGATTTGCTGAAATGGGCTACGTATAATGGTGCCAAAGCATTGCAAATGGATAATGAGATAGGTAGCATAGAAGTAAGTAAAAAGCCTGGATTGTTGCTAATAAAGGATTTAAGCAAAGATGAAGTTGTAGTCCTTTAG
- a CDS encoding pseudouridine synthase translates to MKKKPSFTSSRSAKKQLPPWESKKATGKEEFSEKKGSTARRRSGTFSPKEFSEQDKVRKEKPSFEKREVTKDVYRGRRPEKKFEPMPLNKYLAHSGLSSRREAAEIIKEGKVLVNGKVMKTPGYRVLEEDKVTMSGKELKPQKDLVYILLNKPKDYITTTDDPKNRKTVMALVMGVEQRVYPVGRLDRQTTGLLLLTNDGDLAQKLSHPKYNIKKIYQVTLDKQVTKAHFDEIMSGLELEDGPIQVDALAYLANKNEIGLEIHSGRNRIVRRIFEHLGYNVTKLDRVMYAGLTKKNIPRGKWRQLNEKEVIRLKHFKS, encoded by the coding sequence ATGAAAAAGAAACCATCTTTTACAAGTAGTCGCAGTGCTAAAAAGCAATTACCACCTTGGGAATCAAAGAAAGCAACAGGTAAAGAAGAATTTAGTGAGAAGAAAGGTAGTACTGCAAGACGAAGGTCAGGCACCTTTTCGCCTAAAGAGTTTAGTGAGCAAGATAAGGTTAGAAAAGAGAAACCGTCTTTTGAAAAAAGGGAGGTGACTAAAGATGTGTATAGAGGTAGAAGACCTGAAAAGAAGTTTGAGCCAATGCCGCTGAATAAGTACTTGGCCCATAGTGGTTTATCTAGCCGTAGAGAGGCAGCTGAAATCATTAAAGAGGGTAAAGTATTGGTGAATGGGAAGGTAATGAAAACTCCTGGATATAGAGTTTTGGAGGAAGACAAGGTAACAATGAGTGGAAAAGAACTAAAACCACAAAAAGATCTAGTATATATACTGCTGAATAAACCTAAAGACTATATAACAACTACTGACGACCCTAAAAACCGTAAAACGGTTATGGCACTAGTAATGGGAGTGGAACAGCGTGTATATCCTGTAGGGAGGCTAGATAGGCAAACAACAGGGTTGTTATTATTAACTAATGATGGAGATCTAGCACAGAAACTATCTCATCCTAAGTATAATATTAAAAAGATATATCAAGTTACTTTGGATAAGCAAGTCACTAAGGCTCATTTTGATGAAATAATGTCTGGTTTGGAGTTGGAGGATGGGCCAATACAAGTAGATGCTCTAGCCTATTTAGCCAACAAAAATGAGATAGGCTTGGAGATACATAGTGGGAGAAACAGGATCGTACGTAGGATATTTGAACATTTAGGATATAATGTGACAAAGCTGGATAGAGTGATGTATGCGGGGTTGACCAAGAAAAATATACCTCGAGGAAAATGGCGTCAGCTTAATGAGAAAGAGGTTATCAGGTTGAAACATTTTAAATCTTAG
- a CDS encoding sigma-70 family RNA polymerase sigma factor, translating into MKPKDYNACVKEWADALFRFALKCTGNEEDARDVIQNSFAVLWQKKDDVLPEKAKAFLFQVAYRQSIDLYRKYNRITHNDEIEDYRQVEQPNTELKRILERALTQLDEQSRALVLLKDYEGYKYDEIARITELSEAQVKVYLHRARKKLKQYLVSVENVI; encoded by the coding sequence ATGAAGCCAAAGGATTACAACGCTTGCGTGAAAGAGTGGGCTGATGCACTTTTCCGATTTGCCTTAAAATGTACAGGCAATGAGGAAGACGCTCGCGATGTGATTCAAAATAGCTTCGCTGTTTTATGGCAAAAAAAGGATGACGTTTTACCTGAAAAAGCTAAAGCCTTTTTGTTTCAGGTTGCCTACAGACAGTCTATAGATCTATATAGAAAATATAACAGAATAACACACAATGACGAGATAGAAGATTATAGACAAGTAGAGCAGCCTAATACGGAATTGAAAAGAATACTAGAACGTGCATTGACACAACTTGATGAGCAGTCTAGAGCATTAGTTTTACTTAAAGACTATGAAGGGTATAAATATGACGAAATAGCACGAATAACGGAATTATCAGAAGCGCAGGTAAAAGTATATCTGCATAGAGCAAGGAAGAAGCTAAAACAATATTTAGTAAGTGTAGAAAATGTGATATAG
- a CDS encoding Hpt domain-containing protein: MSEQPIVDFGFLEELSGGDSIYKFELLSIFLSTTPDGVVNLEQLVEKGKDYEAIYKQAHALKSSVGVIKIRDVHPGMAKIEALARGIHEGKDKANDKENKEEIVTTLNSLLETFNAALPLLEAERDKNEPKLEEDDE, translated from the coding sequence ATGAGTGAGCAACCAATAGTTGATTTTGGCTTTTTAGAAGAGCTGTCAGGTGGAGATTCAATATACAAGTTTGAACTTCTAAGTATATTCTTAAGTACAACGCCGGATGGGGTTGTCAATTTAGAACAACTTGTAGAAAAGGGAAAAGACTATGAAGCAATATATAAGCAAGCTCATGCACTAAAATCTAGTGTTGGCGTGATTAAGATTAGAGATGTGCATCCTGGAATGGCTAAAATTGAAGCATTAGCTAGAGGAATACATGAAGGAAAGGATAAGGCGAACGATAAAGAAAATAAAGAGGAGATAGTAACTACATTAAACAGCCTTTTGGAGACATTTAATGCTGCGTTACCGCTGTTGGAGGCAGAAAGAGATAAAAATGAACCTAAGCTTGAAGAAGATGATGAATAA
- a CDS encoding nucleoside-diphosphate sugar epimerase/dehydratase: MQYKIRILPRWIIFTLDLFYIELSIFFSFILRFNFNLQEVSNYNISLILGITLVLNALLFYMLKSYAGIIRYTNIEDTFRLLIVNSIAAVFYFSINFIVNHSSEGINLFPTSVVVINFFITNFVLITYRLLVRYSFKFYQLAQVEKDKIKAAVYDTGENGLQTKKVINDFPNSDLQVVAFLDDLLSKSNKLMEGIPIYNTKESGFEKLKNDGVELLIIANREIPKDKLVYLVETCLKYSIKVQQVPPVQQWLNGKLAAEQLKDINIEELLEREVIKIDNDKIHFELKDKKILVTGAAGSIGSELVRQLIKYKPSLIILCDKAETPMHELYLEIKESHKNATIKAYIGDICDRVRMEHLFEIYNPEVVFHAAAYKHVPLMEDNPSIAVLNNVSGTKNLVELSQANGVEKFVMVSTDKAVNPTNIMGASKRIAEIFTQSYYKEQVKDYEKGLSGNHPPTKFVTTRFGNVLGSNGSVIPRFKKQLDAGGPITVTHPEITRYFMTIPEACQLVIEAGVMGQGSEIFVFDMGEPVKIVDLAKKIIRLAGKEPDIDIKIVYTGLRPGEKLYEELLNNSENVMPTYHDKIMIANVAEYDFNIVKERVEKLINSARQHYTLETVGMIKDLVPEYTSTNKTYADAKINTKKK, from the coding sequence ATGCAATATAAGATAAGAATATTACCTCGTTGGATTATTTTCACACTCGACCTATTTTATATAGAGTTAAGCATATTCTTTTCTTTCATCTTACGATTTAATTTCAACCTACAAGAGGTCTCTAATTATAATATCTCACTAATACTTGGTATTACATTAGTATTGAATGCATTGCTTTTTTATATGCTGAAAAGCTATGCGGGTATTATTAGATACACAAATATTGAAGATACCTTTCGGCTATTAATAGTTAACTCTATTGCTGCAGTATTCTATTTTTCGATAAATTTTATAGTCAACCATTCTTCAGAAGGCATTAATCTTTTTCCTACTTCTGTCGTTGTAATAAATTTCTTCATTACTAATTTTGTATTAATTACTTATAGGCTTCTTGTACGATATAGTTTCAAATTCTATCAACTAGCGCAAGTAGAAAAAGATAAAATAAAAGCTGCAGTATATGATACGGGCGAAAATGGCCTCCAAACAAAGAAAGTAATTAATGACTTTCCTAATAGCGACTTGCAGGTAGTTGCCTTCTTAGACGACTTGTTGAGTAAAAGCAACAAGCTAATGGAAGGTATACCTATTTATAATACCAAAGAAAGTGGCTTTGAAAAGCTAAAAAATGACGGTGTTGAGTTATTAATAATCGCTAATAGAGAAATTCCAAAAGACAAGCTAGTATACCTAGTTGAGACCTGCTTAAAGTATAGTATTAAAGTACAGCAAGTACCTCCAGTGCAGCAGTGGCTTAATGGTAAGCTAGCTGCTGAACAGCTTAAAGACATCAACATTGAAGAATTACTAGAACGTGAAGTAATTAAGATTGACAATGATAAGATACACTTTGAGCTAAAGGATAAGAAAATACTAGTTACTGGTGCTGCAGGTTCAATTGGTAGTGAACTTGTTCGTCAACTTATCAAATATAAACCTTCACTGATCATATTATGTGACAAGGCGGAAACACCGATGCATGAGTTATACCTTGAAATCAAAGAGTCGCATAAAAATGCTACTATTAAAGCGTATATAGGTGACATCTGTGATAGGGTGAGGATGGAACACTTGTTTGAAATTTATAACCCAGAAGTGGTGTTCCACGCTGCAGCATATAAGCACGTTCCTTTAATGGAAGACAATCCATCAATTGCCGTTTTAAACAATGTAAGTGGTACTAAAAATTTGGTTGAGCTGTCTCAGGCAAATGGAGTAGAGAAATTTGTAATGGTTTCAACGGACAAAGCGGTTAACCCTACAAACATAATGGGGGCTTCTAAAAGAATTGCTGAGATTTTTACTCAAAGCTATTATAAAGAGCAAGTTAAGGATTATGAAAAAGGTCTTAGTGGTAACCACCCTCCAACAAAATTTGTTACCACACGCTTTGGTAATGTATTAGGATCTAATGGCTCTGTTATACCTCGATTTAAGAAGCAGCTAGATGCTGGAGGACCTATAACGGTTACTCACCCTGAGATTACTAGATATTTCATGACAATCCCTGAAGCATGTCAATTAGTTATTGAGGCTGGTGTAATGGGACAGGGTAGTGAGATATTTGTTTTTGATATGGGAGAGCCTGTGAAAATTGTTGACCTTGCTAAAAAGATCATAAGATTAGCAGGTAAAGAACCTGATATTGACATCAAAATAGTATACACAGGACTAAGACCAGGAGAAAAACTATACGAAGAATTACTCAACAATTCTGAAAACGTAATGCCAACTTATCATGACAAGATAATGATAGCAAACGTAGCAGAATATGATTTCAATATTGTAAAAGAAAGAGTTGAAAAACTAATCAATAGCGCTCGTCAGCACTATACTTTAGAAACAGTAGGAATGATAAAAGACCTAGTACCAGAATATACTAGTACTAATAAAACTTATGCTGACGCTAAAATTAATACCAAAAAGAAATAA
- a CDS encoding sugar transferase, with protein sequence MTRLFDIILSLIGIIILSPLFIVLGFWIIVDSKGPIFYRQVRIGRYGKEFFLLKFRSMHVDADKKGLLTVGGRDPRITKSGYYLRKFKLDELPQLFNVLSGEMSVVGPRPEVKKYVDLYTDEQRKVLNVRPGITDIASIEFSNENEILEQQDNPEQYYIDHIMPEKLRLNLRYILSPTIGNYLLIIFLTAKKIVTSK encoded by the coding sequence ATGACAAGACTATTTGATATAATATTGTCTCTTATAGGAATAATTATCCTCAGCCCTCTTTTTATAGTATTAGGTTTTTGGATAATTGTAGATTCTAAAGGACCTATTTTTTATAGGCAAGTTAGGATTGGTAGATATGGGAAAGAGTTTTTTCTTTTAAAATTCCGTTCAATGCATGTTGATGCGGATAAAAAGGGTTTGCTTACAGTTGGGGGAAGAGATCCTAGAATCACAAAGTCGGGTTATTACCTTCGTAAGTTCAAGCTTGATGAACTACCTCAATTGTTTAATGTGCTTTCAGGAGAAATGAGTGTAGTAGGCCCAAGACCTGAAGTGAAAAAATATGTGGACCTATATACCGATGAGCAGAGAAAAGTATTAAATGTACGTCCTGGAATAACTGATATAGCATCAATAGAATTCAGTAACGAGAACGAAATACTGGAGCAACAAGATAACCCTGAACAGTATTATATCGATCATATAATGCCTGAAAAACTCCGATTGAATCTTAGATATATCCTTTCTCCTACAATCGGAAACTACCTTCTAATAATATTCCTTACTGCAAAAAAAATAGTTACCTCTAAGTAG
- a CDS encoding DegT/DnrJ/EryC1/StrS family aminotransferase: MNIPFSPPFIDEDVIKEVTESLNSGWITTGPKVKALEELSAKVSGVSHAACVNSWTSGAILVLKWLGIGEGDEVIVPAYTYSATALAVMHRGAKPVMVDVLDDFTVSPEEIRKAITPKTKAILAVDIAGWPCDYGAISQVLSSNTVKTQFVASNEVQEKFGRPALIADAAHSMGATYNGQPAAKASDITIYSLHAVKNVTTAEGGIVCLDLPTPFDNGEVYKWMRLNSLNGQTKDAFTKSQGGSWKYDIVTDGLKINMPDVCAAIGLAQLRKYQDLLLPERERVFNHYAAFFGKHDWAVVPPSVSDNRKSSFHLYPLRINDISEVERDEIIQKLADVGVAANVHFVPMPLLTLFKEKGYSIDNYPQAYKNYACEISLPIYPQLTNEQLEYIETKVAEAYREVKS; the protein is encoded by the coding sequence ATGAACATCCCATTTTCACCGCCATTTATTGACGAAGATGTAATAAAAGAAGTAACGGAGTCTCTTAACTCAGGTTGGATAACAACAGGGCCAAAAGTAAAGGCCTTGGAAGAGTTGAGTGCAAAAGTATCAGGAGTGTCTCATGCAGCTTGCGTCAATTCTTGGACGTCGGGTGCTATCTTGGTTCTTAAATGGTTAGGTATAGGTGAGGGTGATGAAGTAATTGTACCAGCGTATACTTATTCTGCAACAGCATTGGCAGTTATGCACCGAGGAGCAAAGCCTGTAATGGTAGATGTTTTGGATGATTTTACAGTATCTCCTGAAGAAATACGCAAAGCAATAACACCTAAGACCAAAGCCATACTTGCTGTTGATATAGCAGGGTGGCCATGCGACTATGGTGCTATAAGTCAAGTATTAAGTAGTAATACTGTAAAAACTCAATTTGTAGCATCAAACGAGGTACAGGAAAAATTTGGCAGACCAGCTTTAATAGCGGATGCAGCTCACTCAATGGGAGCGACATATAATGGCCAGCCAGCTGCAAAAGCTTCTGATATTACTATATACTCCTTACATGCTGTGAAGAATGTTACTACTGCAGAAGGAGGTATTGTTTGTTTAGATTTACCCACCCCTTTTGATAATGGTGAGGTGTATAAATGGATGCGGCTAAACTCTCTGAACGGTCAAACAAAAGATGCTTTTACAAAATCTCAAGGTGGCAGTTGGAAGTATGATATAGTAACAGATGGTTTGAAAATCAATATGCCAGATGTATGTGCAGCTATAGGTTTAGCACAACTAAGAAAATATCAAGACTTATTATTACCAGAAAGAGAAAGAGTGTTTAATCATTACGCTGCCTTTTTTGGTAAACATGACTGGGCGGTAGTTCCACCGTCAGTTAGTGATAATAGAAAATCGTCTTTTCATTTATATCCACTAAGAATAAATGATATTAGTGAGGTAGAAAGAGATGAGATAATACAAAAACTGGCCGATGTTGGAGTGGCAGCCAATGTACATTTTGTGCCAATGCCACTATTAACTCTTTTTAAAGAAAAAGGCTATTCTATAGATAATTACCCGCAAGCATATAAAAACTATGCTTGTGAAATTTCACTTCCAATATATCCTCAGCTTACTAATGAGCAGCTTGAGTATATTGAAACTAAAGTTGCTGAAGCATATCGGGAAGTAAAATCATGA